The following coding sequences are from one Dehalococcoidia bacterium window:
- a CDS encoding F0F1 ATP synthase subunit epsilon — MPLTVEIVTIERKLLEETGVDEVIAPGVEGQLAVLPRHAPFMTMLAPGELILKKGGEETPFAVTGGFFEVLNDRVIVLADAAEHAEEIDVARAEEARERARQALERRESTEDLAAVQASLQRALIRLRIAETRRRRTSQQRR, encoded by the coding sequence ATGCCGCTCACGGTCGAGATCGTCACGATCGAACGGAAGCTGCTCGAAGAGACGGGCGTCGATGAAGTGATCGCTCCCGGCGTCGAAGGCCAACTCGCCGTGTTGCCGCGACACGCCCCGTTCATGACGATGCTCGCGCCGGGCGAATTGATCCTCAAGAAGGGCGGCGAAGAGACGCCGTTCGCCGTCACCGGCGGCTTCTTTGAAGTGCTCAACGACAGGGTGATCGTCCTCGCCGACGCCGCCGAGCACGCGGAGGAGATCGACGTCGCCCGCGCCGAAGAGGCGCGCGAGCGTGCCCGCCAGGCGCTCGAACGCCGTGAGAGCACCGAGGATCTCGCAGCAGTACAGGCGTCGTTGCAGCGCGCGCTCATCCGCCTGCGCATCGCCGAGACCCGCCGCCGCCGCACCAGCCAGCAGAGGCGCTGA
- a CDS encoding alpha/beta hydrolase, translated as MDHGFDAAKFASLTMPALFLQGSVTQERLGRVLRQLEPHMPQAEWVTFEGQGHAAMMTVPDAFTKTVLEFLRR; from the coding sequence ATGGACCACGGATTCGATGCGGCTAAGTTCGCATCGTTGACGATGCCCGCGTTGTTCTTGCAGGGAAGCGTGACGCAGGAGCGGCTCGGCAGGGTGCTCCGTCAACTGGAGCCGCACATGCCGCAGGCCGAGTGGGTGACGTTCGAGGGCCAGGGCCACGCCGCAATGATGACGGTGCCGGACGCGTTCACGAAGACCGTGCTCGAGTTCCTGCGACGGTAG